Proteins from one Lachnospiraceae bacterium KGMB03038 genomic window:
- a CDS encoding ECF transporter S component — translation MSSEVMTNTKAKVNVRKMAQVAMLSAIAVVLMLFEIPLPFAPSFYEIDFSEVPVLVGCFAMGPLAGVAIELLKILLNLVINGSATAGVGEMANFLIGCALVLPAAVIYKRMHTRKGAIVGMAAGTVFMTAVGCFLNAFVLLPAYAAAFGMPISGLVEMGTAVNSGITDLTTFVLFAVAPFNLLKGVLVSLIVFIIYKKISPVLRMR, via the coding sequence ATGAGTTCAGAAGTAATGACAAACACAAAAGCAAAGGTAAATGTAAGGAAGATGGCCCAGGTAGCAATGCTGAGCGCGATCGCGGTAGTATTGATGCTGTTCGAGATTCCGCTTCCCTTCGCGCCGTCCTTCTATGAGATTGACTTCAGCGAAGTTCCAGTGCTGGTAGGATGTTTTGCAATGGGCCCGCTTGCGGGAGTGGCGATAGAACTGCTGAAGATCCTCCTGAATCTGGTGATCAATGGAAGCGCCACAGCAGGCGTAGGAGAAATGGCCAACTTTCTGATCGGATGCGCGCTGGTTCTTCCGGCGGCAGTGATCTATAAACGGATGCATACCAGGAAAGGCGCGATCGTCGGTATGGCCGCCGGGACCGTATTTATGACGGCCGTAGGATGTTTCCTTAACGCATTTGTCCTGCTTCCAGCTTACGCGGCTGCTTTTGGAATGCCTATCAGCGGACTTGTGGAAATGGGAACCGCGGTAAACAGCGGGATTACGGATCTTACCACCTTTGTGCTATTTGCGGTAGCGCCTTTTAACCTGCTGAAAGGTGTCCTTGTATCATTGATCGTGTTCATTATCTATAAAAAGATCAGTCCGGTACTGCGGATGAGGTAA
- a CDS encoding PH domain-containing protein — MEGSQMMKNERFRNHISIVAERMGKGFVVILALLVGGIAQNLGEAAELAEHGMKAGREILPAMLAALVFLVLLTVWQILIWARTYISIDGTTLVIEKNTLNRKKNTIGIGNISNVNTEQNLFEMLIGTCKIKIDTNSLSTADSTDVKIVLKRREAEALCGRITGIMEELAGRNGQEGQTAPEMVPAKRRGGVEEALRDTPGASLGTMFVHGFYQASLLSALIVILCLVGTAAGAAESLSKGNIGRSLVELLAAGAVVIFVFLSAVWDLLKGFIQYYDFKVKRKEDKLYISYGLLKKISYTIPVDKINGLKLTQSFQGRLTGRCMAEILNVGMGDDQEEKKSFLLLYDKKAKNAERIRELLPEFSGVTEWETQKQPKQVWLLWLVRGLIWTLLTAGAAWIAAVIWQEYQIWILAAEALLLAAAGGMLVCRYRTAGVGVSEEFLLISSGYMGRRFLAVRFGKIQYLQIKQSFLAKRWKMQKGTIYLLAAASDRTQNIPYFREAVSEQLKTCILKRKDKARENL, encoded by the coding sequence ATGGAAGGCAGTCAAATGATGAAGAATGAAAGATTCAGAAATCATATATCGATCGTGGCGGAACGGATGGGGAAAGGGTTTGTGGTCATTTTGGCGCTTCTTGTAGGAGGAATCGCCCAAAATTTAGGGGAAGCGGCAGAGCTGGCCGAGCACGGAATGAAAGCCGGACGGGAGATCCTGCCGGCAATGCTTGCGGCTTTGGTGTTCTTGGTCCTGCTGACTGTCTGGCAGATACTGATCTGGGCCAGGACTTATATTTCCATTGATGGAACGACTTTGGTGATTGAGAAGAATACCCTGAACCGGAAGAAAAATACGATCGGGATCGGAAATATTTCAAATGTAAATACAGAGCAGAATTTATTTGAGATGCTGATCGGCACCTGTAAGATCAAGATAGATACGAACAGTTTATCCACAGCAGATTCTACAGATGTAAAGATTGTCCTGAAAAGGCGGGAAGCGGAAGCCCTTTGCGGACGGATCACAGGAATCATGGAAGAACTGGCGGGCAGAAATGGTCAGGAAGGACAGACAGCGCCGGAGATGGTCCCCGCAAAAAGGCGGGGAGGCGTGGAAGAGGCGCTGAGAGATACACCAGGCGCATCCCTTGGGACTATGTTTGTCCATGGATTTTATCAGGCCAGTCTGCTCTCGGCGTTGATCGTGATTCTCTGTCTTGTGGGAACAGCAGCTGGAGCGGCGGAATCTCTGAGCAAAGGAAATATTGGAAGAAGCTTGGTGGAACTTCTGGCGGCCGGCGCGGTAGTGATCTTTGTTTTCCTTTCTGCGGTATGGGATCTGCTCAAGGGATTTATCCAATACTATGATTTTAAAGTGAAGAGAAAAGAAGATAAACTTTATATCAGTTATGGCCTTTTGAAGAAAATCAGTTATACGATCCCGGTGGACAAGATCAATGGATTGAAATTGACCCAGTCTTTCCAGGGAAGGCTGACAGGACGATGTATGGCAGAAATTCTTAATGTAGGGATGGGAGACGATCAAGAGGAAAAGAAGTCCTTTCTCCTCCTGTACGATAAGAAGGCGAAAAATGCGGAAAGAATCCGGGAACTGCTTCCCGAATTCTCGGGAGTGACAGAATGGGAGACGCAGAAACAGCCTAAGCAAGTGTGGCTGCTTTGGCTGGTCCGGGGATTGATCTGGACCCTGCTGACGGCAGGGGCGGCCTGGATCGCGGCAGTGATATGGCAGGAATACCAGATTTGGATTCTTGCCGCGGAAGCTCTTCTGCTGGCCGCGGCAGGAGGAATGCTGGTATGCCGGTATCGTACGGCAGGAGTGGGAGTCAGTGAGGAATTCCTGCTCATATCCAGCGGATATATGGGAAGGCGCTTCCTGGCTGTACGATTCGGGAAGATCCAATACCTGCAGATAAAGCAGAGCTTTCTGGCAAAGCGCTGGAAAATGCAGAAGGGAACCATCTATCTTCTTGCGGCGGCGTCCGACCGTACGCAGAACATCCCCTATTTCAGGGAAGCGGTATCAGAACAATTAAAGACATGCATACTAAAAAGAAAAGATAAGGCGAGGGAGAACTTATGA
- a CDS encoding diacylglycerol kinase family lipid kinase, whose protein sequence is MYYFIVNPNARSGKGLRTWKILEQELEKKQVRYQVFFTKYQNHAVSIARELTQKQSCRSLIVLGGDGTLNEAVNGIQDLSKVILGYIPIGSSNDFARSLRLEQDPIKALHEILTPSRYISTDIGILQYQDKRRRFVVSSGIGFDAGVCHQVAVSRLKILLNKIGLGKLSYTAVALGLLLSLTPGRMTLTLDGKESLKFEKVYFAAVMNHPYEGGGFRFCPKADPSDGSLDLIVIAGLPKWKTLLLLPTAFKGWHTHFKGVFTCRFKEAHILSEKALPVHTDGEPVIFQQHITAGLESQKLRLIKTS, encoded by the coding sequence ATGTACTATTTTATTGTAAATCCTAACGCTCGCTCCGGAAAAGGACTGCGGACGTGGAAAATCCTTGAACAAGAATTAGAGAAAAAACAGGTGCGATATCAGGTCTTTTTCACCAAATACCAGAACCACGCCGTTTCGATCGCCAGAGAACTTACCCAAAAGCAGTCCTGCCGCTCTCTTATCGTCTTGGGCGGAGACGGCACGTTAAATGAGGCTGTCAACGGAATCCAGGATCTCTCCAAGGTTATCCTGGGCTACATCCCCATTGGTTCCAGTAATGATTTCGCCAGAAGCTTAAGACTTGAGCAGGATCCCATAAAAGCCCTGCATGAAATCCTTACGCCGTCGCGGTATATCAGTACCGATATCGGGATACTTCAGTATCAGGATAAACGGAGACGGTTTGTAGTCAGTTCTGGGATTGGCTTCGACGCCGGCGTCTGTCACCAGGTAGCGGTCTCCCGCCTTAAAATCCTTCTGAACAAAATCGGTCTTGGAAAATTGTCTTATACCGCAGTGGCTCTTGGCCTTCTTCTTTCCCTTACTCCCGGAAGGATGACTCTTACTCTGGATGGAAAAGAGAGCTTAAAATTTGAGAAAGTCTATTTTGCGGCAGTTATGAATCATCCTTATGAGGGCGGCGGTTTCCGCTTCTGCCCCAAGGCGGATCCCTCTGACGGAAGCCTTGATCTGATCGTAATAGCCGGCCTTCCAAAATGGAAGACTCTGCTGCTGCTTCCTACCGCTTTTAAAGGCTGGCATACACATTTTAAAGGCGTCTTTACCTGCCGCTTCAAAGAAGCCCATATTCTTAGCGAAAAAGCGCTTCCCGTCCACACGGATGGAGAACCCGTCATTTTTCAGCAGCATATAACAGCTGGACTGGAATCCCAGAAACTTCGCCTTATTAAAACCTCATGA
- a CDS encoding RNA-binding transcriptional accessory protein has translation MDINQKITEELGVKKWQVDAAAALIDEGNTIPFIARYRKEATGTLDDEQLRKLYERLNYLRGLEEKKEQVLSSIEEQGKLTPELREKIQAAETLVVVEDLYRPYRPKRRTRATIAKEKGLEPLAAAIALQKMEQTVEEAAEKYIDEAKGVSSVKEAIAGAQDIIAEYVSDKADYRSWIRKTTMKKGTLLSQAKDPKKESVYEMYYEFEEPVNRLAGHRILAVNRGEKEKFLTVKIQAPEEEILQYLERQMIRPGNPRTEPVMKEALEDSYQRLIAPAIEREIRNELTEKAEDGAIQVFGKNLTQLLMQPPITGQTVLGWDPAFRTGCKLAVVDPTGKVIGTTVIYPTAPTTPKKIQASKDLLKKIIEKYHITLISLGNGTASRESEQFIVELLKEIPQKVQYVIVSEAGASVYSASKLASEEFPKFDVGQRSAASIARRLQDPLAELVKIDPKSIGVGQYQHDMNQKKLSEALSGVVEDCVNRVGVDLNTASAPLLSYISGITPAVARNIVAYREENGRFTNRGQLLKVAKLGPKAFEQCAGFMRIQGGENPLDATSVHPESYEAAKGLLKKQGFSAEDVREGRLAGLSLTIRDYPGLAQELGIGEITLRDIVKELEKPGRDPRDEMPAPILRTDVLEMKDLKEGMVLKGTVRNVIDFGVFVDIGVHQDGLVHISEVTDKKFIRHPLEVVSVGDIVDVRVMSVDLKKKRIQLSMKGIS, from the coding sequence ATGGATATCAATCAAAAGATCACAGAAGAACTGGGCGTGAAAAAGTGGCAGGTGGATGCGGCGGCAGCGCTGATCGACGAGGGGAATACGATTCCATTTATCGCTCGGTACCGCAAAGAAGCCACCGGTACTCTGGATGACGAGCAGCTTAGAAAACTGTATGAACGTTTAAATTATCTGCGGGGATTGGAAGAGAAAAAGGAACAGGTCCTCTCCAGTATCGAAGAACAAGGGAAACTGACGCCGGAATTAAGGGAGAAGATCCAGGCGGCGGAGACGCTGGTAGTGGTGGAAGATCTGTACCGGCCCTACCGTCCCAAGAGAAGGACGAGAGCCACCATCGCCAAAGAAAAAGGGCTGGAACCGCTGGCCGCGGCTATTGCTTTGCAGAAAATGGAACAAACCGTGGAAGAAGCGGCGGAAAAATATATTGATGAAGCAAAAGGAGTGTCCTCGGTAAAAGAAGCGATTGCGGGCGCTCAGGATATCATTGCCGAATATGTTTCAGACAAGGCAGATTATAGAAGCTGGATCCGGAAGACGACGATGAAAAAGGGAACTTTATTATCCCAGGCCAAAGATCCCAAGAAAGAGTCGGTCTACGAGATGTACTATGAATTTGAAGAGCCGGTAAACCGGCTGGCGGGACACAGGATCCTGGCGGTAAACCGGGGAGAAAAGGAGAAATTCCTGACGGTAAAGATCCAGGCGCCGGAGGAGGAGATTCTTCAATACCTGGAGCGGCAGATGATCCGTCCCGGAAATCCAAGGACAGAGCCGGTGATGAAAGAAGCTTTGGAAGACAGCTATCAAAGGCTGATCGCTCCGGCCATTGAGCGGGAGATCCGCAATGAGCTGACAGAGAAGGCGGAAGATGGGGCGATTCAGGTCTTTGGAAAAAACCTGACCCAGCTTCTGATGCAGCCGCCGATCACGGGGCAGACGGTGCTTGGATGGGACCCGGCATTTCGGACAGGCTGTAAATTGGCTGTAGTAGACCCTACCGGCAAGGTCATAGGCACGACGGTGATCTATCCCACGGCCCCTACCACGCCCAAAAAGATTCAGGCCTCCAAGGATCTCTTAAAGAAGATCATAGAGAAATATCATATTACGCTGATCTCTTTGGGAAATGGAACGGCTTCCAGAGAATCGGAACAATTTATCGTAGAACTGCTGAAAGAAATCCCTCAGAAGGTGCAGTATGTTATCGTAAGCGAGGCGGGCGCTTCTGTGTATTCCGCGAGTAAGCTGGCATCCGAGGAGTTTCCAAAATTCGATGTGGGCCAAAGGAGCGCCGCTTCGATTGCCAGAAGGCTTCAGGATCCGCTGGCGGAATTAGTGAAGATCGATCCAAAGTCGATCGGGGTAGGTCAGTATCAGCATGATATGAACCAAAAGAAATTAAGCGAAGCCCTCTCGGGTGTAGTGGAGGACTGTGTAAACCGAGTAGGCGTGGATCTAAATACGGCTTCCGCGCCGCTGCTTTCCTATATTTCCGGGATCACTCCGGCTGTCGCCAGGAATATTGTGGCTTACCGGGAAGAAAACGGACGGTTTACCAATCGAGGCCAGCTTTTAAAAGTGGCGAAGCTGGGCCCCAAGGCTTTTGAACAGTGCGCCGGATTTATGCGGATCCAGGGAGGCGAGAATCCATTGGACGCGACCAGCGTCCATCCGGAAAGCTATGAGGCGGCGAAAGGGCTTTTAAAGAAGCAGGGGTTTTCTGCGGAAGACGTAAGAGAAGGCCGGCTGGCCGGATTGTCGCTCACGATCCGGGATTATCCGGGATTGGCGCAAGAATTGGGGATCGGGGAGATCACGCTTAGGGATATTGTCAAAGAATTGGAGAAGCCGGGCAGAGATCCAAGAGATGAGATGCCGGCTCCGATCCTGCGGACAGATGTCCTGGAAATGAAGGATCTAAAGGAAGGAATGGTGCTCAAAGGCACAGTCCGCAATGTGATCGATTTTGGCGTGTTTGTAGACATCGGCGTCCATCAGGACGGCCTGGTCCATATCTCAGAAGTGACGGATAAGAAGTTTATCCGGCATCCGCTGGAAGTGGTCAGCGTGGGAGATATTGTGGATGTAAGGGTGATGAGTGTGGATCTGAAAAAGAAACGGATACAACTGAGTATGAAAGGAATTTCATAG
- a CDS encoding serine dehydratase subunit alpha family protein, with amino-acid sequence MKRTDEKYQAYVKILEEELVPAMGCTEPIALAYAAAKARETLGCMPEKVEIGASGSIIKNVKSVIVPNTGHLKGIPSAAAAGIVAGNPDRELEVIADVTEEQTREIAEYLKTAEITVEHIDQGITFDIIVAVSKGDSSAKVRIANYHTNIVLVEKNGEKLLDLPVEGEKEEGLTDRSLLDMESIWDFINTVKVDDIREVISRQIEYNTAIAKEGLRGDYGANIGSVLLETYGQDVKNRAKALAAAGSDARMNGCELPVIINAGSGNQGMTCSLPVLEYAKELKTEEEQVYRALALSNLVAIHQKTGIGRLSAYCGAVSAGAAAGAGIAYLCGGGYEEVIHTVVNALAIVSGIVCDGAKASCAAKIASAVDAGILGYHMYLNGQQFYAGDGIVTKGVEATITNIGRLGKEGMRETNEEIIKMMIGD; translated from the coding sequence ATGAAAAGGACAGATGAAAAGTACCAGGCGTATGTAAAGATCCTGGAAGAGGAACTTGTTCCGGCTATGGGGTGTACGGAACCTATTGCCCTGGCCTACGCGGCGGCTAAGGCGAGAGAGACTCTGGGCTGTATGCCTGAAAAGGTAGAGATCGGCGCAAGCGGGAGCATTATCAAAAATGTAAAAAGCGTTATCGTACCAAATACCGGACATCTAAAAGGAATCCCGTCCGCGGCCGCCGCCGGGATCGTGGCAGGAAATCCAGACCGGGAATTGGAAGTGATCGCGGATGTGACAGAAGAACAGACCAGGGAGATTGCCGAATATCTAAAGACGGCGGAGATTACAGTAGAGCACATTGACCAGGGAATCACATTCGATATCATTGTGGCGGTCTCAAAGGGGGATTCTTCCGCGAAAGTACGGATCGCCAACTATCATACCAATATTGTGCTGGTGGAGAAGAACGGCGAGAAACTGCTGGATCTTCCGGTAGAAGGAGAGAAGGAGGAAGGCCTTACAGACAGGAGCCTTTTGGATATGGAGAGTATCTGGGATTTCATCAATACGGTGAAGGTTGACGATATTCGGGAAGTGATCAGCCGCCAGATTGAATATAATACGGCCATCGCAAAAGAAGGGCTGCGGGGAGATTATGGGGCGAATATAGGAAGCGTCCTGCTTGAGACTTACGGACAGGATGTGAAGAATCGAGCGAAAGCATTGGCCGCCGCCGGCTCTGACGCCCGGATGAATGGCTGTGAACTTCCGGTTATTATCAACGCTGGAAGCGGCAATCAAGGAATGACCTGCTCTCTGCCTGTACTGGAGTATGCGAAAGAACTGAAAACAGAAGAAGAGCAGGTGTATCGGGCGCTTGCTTTGTCAAATCTGGTGGCGATCCATCAGAAGACAGGAATCGGAAGATTGTCTGCTTACTGCGGAGCTGTCAGCGCGGGGGCGGCGGCAGGCGCGGGTATTGCCTATCTGTGCGGAGGCGGTTATGAAGAAGTGATCCATACGGTGGTGAACGCCCTGGCCATTGTTTCAGGAATCGTCTGCGATGGGGCGAAAGCTTCCTGCGCGGCTAAGATTGCCTCCGCGGTGGACGCGGGGATATTGGGATATCATATGTACCTGAACGGGCAGCAGTTCTATGCCGGCGATGGGATCGTTACCAAAGGCGTAGAGGCTACGATCACGAATATCGGACGGCTGGGAAAAGAAGGCATGCGGGAAACCAACGAAGAGATCATCAAGATGATGATCGGAGATTAA
- a CDS encoding PH domain-containing protein, translating into MVYEKLSKRALYCMYAAGAVTGTVVLAVIGAVNWFWLFPNDIGVGKIISLILAVLTVADVAVSPYFRYHRYRYCINEECIDIQEGYLFVERNIVPIERLHKLQTAKGPLDQLFRVAKVVVTTAGGDVTIRFLEEEKAEKIADTLRKRINEIVEEQRNADGRQSNDEE; encoded by the coding sequence ATGGTATACGAGAAATTATCAAAACGTGCGCTCTATTGCATGTATGCGGCTGGGGCGGTGACCGGAACAGTTGTGCTTGCGGTGATCGGGGCGGTAAATTGGTTCTGGCTGTTCCCGAATGATATTGGCGTGGGAAAGATCATATCGCTTATCCTGGCGGTCCTGACGGTGGCTGACGTGGCGGTGAGCCCTTATTTCAGATATCATCGGTACCGCTATTGCATTAATGAGGAATGTATTGATATCCAGGAAGGATATTTGTTTGTAGAGAGAAATATTGTTCCTATTGAAAGGCTGCATAAGCTGCAGACGGCAAAAGGACCGCTGGATCAGCTTTTTCGAGTGGCTAAGGTGGTAGTGACGACTGCGGGTGGAGATGTGACGATCCGTTTCCTGGAAGAAGAAAAGGCAGAAAAGATTGCGGATACGCTCAGAAAAAGGATCAACGAGATTGTGGAAGAGCAGAGGAACGCAGATGGAAGGCAGTCAAATGATGAAGAATGA
- a CDS encoding nicotinate-nucleotide adenylyltransferase has protein sequence MKRTGVVNGRFQVLHLKHMEYILAAKMRCGKLYIGLTNPDSLHTRESVNDANRSAKYANPLTYFERYEMIRGAMAEFRVPESEYDILPFPINCPEYIPQYAPKDAVFYMGLCDEWDEEKYKILRSLGLEVEVLWRKPPEEKGVTSSWVRSCIATDQEWAHLVPKSVYAYLTEHHLDERIKRLEQMRMDEKDVSLL, from the coding sequence ATGAAGAGAACAGGAGTTGTAAATGGAAGATTTCAGGTGCTTCATTTAAAACATATGGAGTATATCCTGGCGGCCAAGATGCGCTGCGGGAAATTATATATCGGGCTTACGAACCCAGACAGCCTGCATACCAGAGAGTCTGTCAATGATGCGAACCGTTCTGCCAAATACGCAAATCCACTGACCTATTTTGAGCGTTATGAGATGATCCGGGGAGCGATGGCAGAATTTAGAGTTCCGGAGTCTGAATATGATATCCTGCCGTTCCCGATCAATTGTCCGGAATATATCCCCCAGTACGCGCCGAAAGATGCGGTATTCTATATGGGACTGTGTGATGAGTGGGACGAAGAGAAATATAAGATTCTGAGAAGTCTGGGATTGGAGGTTGAGGTCCTTTGGAGAAAGCCGCCGGAAGAAAAAGGGGTCACCTCTTCCTGGGTCAGAAGCTGCATCGCCACAGACCAGGAGTGGGCTCACTTAGTCCCCAAAAGCGTATACGCTTATCTGACGGAGCATCATCTGGACGAGCGGATCAAGCGACTGGAACAGATGCGGATGGATGAAAAAGATGTGAGTCTTTTGTAA
- a CDS encoding TetR/AcrR family transcriptional regulator, with translation MSQKNETRELSRQQQKSQETKAKIFQAAKRILQKKGYEALSIKNICEEAGVSNGSFYHHFKTKEDLLSYYIEEQPSIDPDLLELPKSAKEAEAAIVYVYLNYVHYCRELGLEFMANYYTPKNQSLNPLIRTERPYPIVTVQNYLQKCIDAGILSPKFSLEEITSDIRIIVIGNVFEWCLKNGNADFEGNMKRTLEAYLDGVL, from the coding sequence ATGAGTCAAAAAAACGAAACCAGGGAATTATCCCGTCAGCAGCAGAAATCTCAGGAAACAAAAGCCAAGATCTTCCAGGCCGCCAAACGGATTCTCCAGAAGAAAGGCTATGAAGCTCTTTCCATCAAAAACATCTGTGAGGAAGCCGGAGTTTCCAATGGAAGCTTCTATCATCATTTTAAGACCAAGGAGGATCTTCTGTCCTACTATATTGAAGAACAGCCCAGTATCGACCCGGACCTTCTGGAACTTCCCAAAAGCGCTAAGGAGGCAGAAGCGGCTATTGTCTATGTTTACTTAAATTACGTCCACTACTGCCGGGAACTGGGACTTGAATTCATGGCAAACTACTATACTCCCAAAAACCAGTCTCTCAATCCATTGATCCGTACAGAACGGCCTTACCCGATCGTTACTGTCCAAAACTACTTGCAGAAATGTATCGATGCCGGTATCCTTTCACCCAAATTTTCTCTGGAAGAGATTACCAGTGATATCCGTATCATCGTGATCGGGAATGTATTTGAATGGTGTCTGAAAAATGGAAACGCGGACTTTGAGGGAAATATGAAACGTACTTTGGAAGCATATCTGGACGGGGTTCTTTGA